From the genome of Glycine soja cultivar W05 chromosome 14, ASM419377v2, whole genome shotgun sequence:
AAAGCAGTAACTAGTAATTTGACAATGCTACAAAGATGAAATTATAGGGTTGAAAATGAAGATCTCGTTATTAGGGTGATGCCGGGATGGGTTCAGTACCAGAAACATGGGAAGCAGCATCTTCTTTTGATATGGCCACATAATTCACGGGAGCAGATAGTCTGTTTTCCCTTTTTCCATCTTTTGATGTGGACCTGTTTCCATTTTGATGTGCATTAAGCGATAGCCGTCGGTTAGGAGTAGCATTGGCTCCTCCGTTAGCACGAGGACCTCCTGACTTACTGGAACTAACTGGCCTAGCAGGGCTGGGTCTTGAACCAAAGATGGTTTCTTGTTCCGTGTTTCGCTGCTCGTGATGCTTTTTCTGATCCTACAAAGTGTAAAGTCCATATTTTATGACCTCTCAGTACCACAGTATGTATAACAAATATAGAATAGTAGTGAACAGAACTGAAATAGGCCACGCTGATAGCTTTAATTTCCTCAGAGTTGTGGTCTTATTATTATTAGCAAGTGCTCAAATCAAGCTGAAAACGAGTAATCCTAAATCCTAATCATCTTATTAGTGAAACTTACCCTCATCCTCCGTTTTTCCTCTTCCCGCTCATGTCTGAGCATGGCATATTCATCTAACATGGCAAGAAGAGGAACGCCATCATATGTAAATGACATACCATGATCTTCTTCCCATGCACGAGTTTTAGCAACCAATGTATCAACCAAAGCTGCATTTTCACCAACAGAAACAAAATTATTCCAATAATGTGGCATCATCTTGTTTTGATTACACTGCCAGCAGATTGAATTAATAATAACAGTATCTGATGGTgattgtaatctcatttaacaAATACCTGGAATTTTGTTGACCATTATCCGTGCTTTCTCTGCACGTTTGAGGTTTATGTGTGCACCTCTGCTTGCATTATACCTGTTCTCATCCTGTTTTACAAGGTTGTGTCAGAGTGTAACATTATAATCCAAACGAGGAGGATTAGGCAACTATTTAAAGATCATAACTTGCAGCAAAGCTAATGCTAAAAATCTAAATATTTCCAGAAACAGGGCAAGAAACATTTCAATCATCTTGTCAAATAACAAATCACTTAAAGTGATAACTAGCAGACTATATAATAAAGATGGATACAGATTAACTCTGGTTAAAGGATTTACAATTTTTGTTAACATGATAGTAAATGTTCTGATCATAATACTACTACTTCACCTCTCTATCCACGGCTGTGCACAACCAATTATTCAAactaagaaagagaaataaagCCGAAGCGAGATTTTAAGTACCCGGTTATAGTCTTCAAGCCAACTCTCTTCTTCACATGCTGACATCCATTTCTCAACCTTGTCCAATATATCTTTTCGGCTTAAagcttcttcttttgcttttgcTATCTGATTGTCCATGTCAGCCAGTAATTCAGTTGGTTCAATATTTCCTGAATCAATCAATGCCATAATCTTCTCCCGGGCAGCATCTGGATCTACTTCTATATGAGCACGGGCAAATATCTCTTCGAGCTCTGCTTGCTTCTTGAAAGCAATTTCCTTCATCCTGCTGGCTTTCAGCTGATCAAGTCTCTCAACTTCCACTTCAGCctttattatcaaataaaaagaaaaagaagttaatATCATACTTGGAGCTCGAATCTGTAAATTTCAGAAGTTCTTTAGTACCTGCTCAATCAGATCCAGAGCAAGGGCACCAGGAACAGTGACTTCATCAACAGAAGCTGACATATTACAGGTAACATGGTCAAATAGTCTCCTTTCCTCGGGATGAGTATCCATTAGATTCCAAAGATCAATCAACTGAGAAGCTAATTCTTGGAGCTGCATGATATATCCATGTCAAAGTAAAGAAAATGGTATTAGATTAAAAGTCAAGCAAGTAATGAATGCAAAACATTTAGTAGGTAATATCACTCTGGGATGTCAAAGTCAGAATTGATGGTGATTTCTTGAAAACATACACACGATTAGCAAGACAAAAACCACAGTATATTAAAATTCCTAACATTTGAGAGCTTATACAGTTAACAGCTAttgcataaataaaaattaaggagAAGAAATCTTCTAAATGCATTACCTTGTGCAGCCTCtgttttttatcttctttcagCGTTAAGACGGTCTTAGCCAGCCTTGCTAGGGTGTCATTACTTATGCTCTTTGATTGAACACCAGTAGAGTCATTTAGACTTGGATGAACCTCAGTTGCAGTACTGAAGAAGTCCATACCAAGGACAGCACATAGATCATGCACAGTACTCACAAATTCAAGAACCTTGTGCAACCTCTCACTCTGCCAAACAAGGCAATGCAACAAAACTCTCAATGAGCTGTTTAGTAAATGAAATCAAAAGGAATTTTCCAAAGTAGTGACAAACTGAACTGACTCATTATTGAACATTATAACAGAATTACCTTTTCCTTTTGAAGTTCTTGGAGCTCAGATTGATATTCATCCAACTTCTTCAGGGACAGGTCAGACTCATCAACTGCAGGTGAAACATCATTAAGGTTCAAGTTTCCAGCTATCTCTCCACATATTTGTTGGATCTGTGACTGTACATCCGAGAACTCCTtaattctttcttccttttgttGCCATAACTGTTCAAGTACTGGTGCTATAGCTGCAAGCTGTTCTTTGATAGTTCCAGAAGTATTCTCAGGCtgtgaaagaataaaaaatacgcATAGGAAATTAGTTTGCCACTTTACTAACAATATAAGACATAGTCAAGTAGTTACTAACAATTCCAGCAAAGCTCTTTTCTCCAAGTGCTGATAGAAGAGTGGAAAGCTCAAGCTTAGCATCAGACAGAGCTTGAAGTAGCTGCGCCCTTGACTTGGCAGCCTGCTCAACCTTTCTCTTGTACACATCCAAGCACTCCTGCTCTAACTGAAGAAGCATCTTGTCTCGTTGCTCGTCGCTCTCACCAACCTCATCCCATATTTCCTACAGCGAATAaagaaaatgtaattaatttatcCCATTATTCTGTAGAGCATTCGCATCTTAAGTGACACAGATGAAAAGCTGAATGAAGTTAGTTACCTGAAGCTTTTTTAACAAGGAACCACATGTGTTTTCTCCAAGAAGAGGATTCTGAGCTTCAGTCACTGCCATTGAAGTCCCAGCGACACCTAGCCTGCacctcaaaatataaaaatgacttGAAAATTCTTTCTGCTTCCACCAAACGCACAGAGAAACATTTCTTCTCTTCTACGAAGATCAAGAAAGTAGAAGACATCTGCTATAAGACAATGCAAATGCAATTAAAGCATAATTAAATGCAAAGCCGTTATCCATCGTGGGTAAATGTTGAATTCCGGTAACCCAAAATTACCCATCCCAACAGCTAAACTAACATAACGAATTCAAATAAGGATCTTTGAATAgataagccaaaaaaaaaaaatcttaatattaataacaataataattaattaattattgttaaaaagtaaaaagttttttaattgCATCTGTAGAGAAGTCGAATTTTGTTGATTACATATGACATGATCATAATCCAATGCAGGGTAAGCTAATTAAGCTAACGATCACAACAGAATGAAATGAGTCGACGAAACGGAAGCTACAATAACCCAATGATCAGCAACAAGTAGCAAGAAAATGCGATTATCGAGAGAGAAAAAGGGAAATGTTCACAGTGAAGCTTAAGAAAAGAACGAAGCTTGAAAAGAATAGacgaaagaaagagagaaacgCAGCGTAAAACAAGAAGTTGAGACGGAGCTCACTTGCATTCACAGAGCAATGAGGAAGAAGCAGATCTAGGGGAATGCGGAGATcagacgaagaagaagaaggatcgCTGGAGAGAAGAATGCGTACCGTTTGATGGTTAGGGTTATGTGGCTTCAGATCTGAAACAGAGCGTGAGTTCGTGAAAGAGAGAGTGAGGTTTTGTTGTGTTGTGTAGAGTGTGGATATAATAATGGGGTCATAAGAATAAGATTAGATGATGAGATTATTAGAAAGACACAGAGTACAGTGTTAGTGTAGGAAAACAAAATGGACCCACAATGACTATCTCTTCCAAGTCAATTCGTTTCTTGCCCCAACTCTTCCCCCTTATTTACGATCATGACACTGTGTCTAGTCTCCCTCACtctccatttttttcaaatctaaCCATAAATATTTTGACTTTCACTCTCTGTCTGTCtcatatgtattttatttaagatttaaatttactCTCAATTAAAAAAGTTGTGTATCCATGGAAAATTTATAGataattattagtatttaaCTTTTATCTGTTGTCGGTATTAAGATTTTTATGCagtctatatatttttaaggatagttattataagaaataataaatcCTTCATACAAACAGAACTAAAGCCTAGAAAAAGAAACTCTCATAGCATCAGCTAACAAGAAAGCTGTCAATGGATGAGGAGAAGAATCTAAAACAGTGAATATATCTGATGAtgatgctgatcccatatgagCTAATCAATCTACGCAATATTGCTCCTCTTCTCGATAGACATGGTTAAAACTTAGGACCCAAAGTCTATTCTTGAAAGATTTAATTGAGTTTATCAAAGCAGCATAAGAATGCCAAGGAGGTTGATCATGATTAATAAGATCCAAAGCCACAAGTTAGTATGATAATATGAGATTGAAAGATAATGTTTAAAAACTTacactaatttaattttaattactattatttttatttataatcattatcTTACTGTAATTTATTAAAGTCTTATTAATGAGTGTTGTTAAAATATTGGTTAGAaaactaaaaggaaaaatatttttttttataaaaatcataggaaaatatataaaaaaaacatataaataatacaattttatgtattataattttaataaaaatttattattttaattttttaaccaatgcATCAAGTATACTAGATAACCTTTCTCAATTTATTACTACTATCTTTTGATactttttcatattaataaCATAGTACCTTCTTATAACTGCCAAAATCAAAGTGTGTATTTGCATATGCCGGCTGAAGTCAAAAAGTGCGGCCTCTCATATTCTGTGTTGTGAGAAAAAAACTATTTCTAAAGTTAGGAAAACGTCTGTTTGGGATATTCCCAACAGAAAAACAAACACAGGCTTAAACAAGAGAGAAATCGTTTATCTTCATCCACCTAAACACGTTACCAAAAGAATCCATCATTCACTTCTAAGTACAGTGTAAGT
Proteins encoded in this window:
- the LOC114385169 gene encoding 65-kDa microtubule-associated protein 1-like, whose protein sequence is MLGVAGTSMAVTEAQNPLLGENTCGSLLKKLQEIWDEVGESDEQRDKMLLQLEQECLDVYKRKVEQAAKSRAQLLQALSDAKLELSTLLSALGEKSFAGIPENTSGTIKEQLAAIAPVLEQLWQQKEERIKEFSDVQSQIQQICGEIAGNLNLNDVSPAVDESDLSLKKLDEYQSELQELQKEKSERLHKVLEFVSTVHDLCAVLGMDFFSTATEVHPSLNDSTGVQSKSISNDTLARLAKTVLTLKEDKKQRLHKLQELASQLIDLWNLMDTHPEERRLFDHVTCNMSASVDEVTVPGALALDLIEQAEVEVERLDQLKASRMKEIAFKKQAELEEIFARAHIEVDPDAAREKIMALIDSGNIEPTELLADMDNQIAKAKEEALSRKDILDKVEKWMSACEEESWLEDYNRDENRYNASRGAHINLKRAEKARIMVNKIPALVDTLVAKTRAWEEDHGMSFTYDGVPLLAMLDEYAMLRHEREEEKRRMRDQKKHHEQRNTEQETIFGSRPSPARPVSSSKSGGPRANGGANATPNRRLSLNAHQNGNRSTSKDGKRENRLSAPVNYVAISKEDAASHVSGTEPIPASP